Below is a window of Halarcobacter anaerophilus DNA.
TCCAAATACTAAAGTTACGGGAAAAGTCAATTCCGAAATCTGATAAAAAGTAAAAAACTCCAGACTTTTTGCACTTGGATAAACAAAAGTAATCCCGTTTAGTTCTACAATTCTTTCCATACTCTCTTGACCGTAAACTCCCGTTACATACCAAGCTGCTGCAATAAAAAGTCCTATTAATAAACCATCCCACAAACTTGCCAATCTATTAACTTTTTTTACTAATATATAGATAAGAACTAATAAAACCGCAACAATAAAATAAAAATTCATACTGATATTTCCTATATAACTTGACCATTCTATTAAGATTGGATTATTTACAATAGGATTAATAACTTCAGATAACATTCCTTTTGCCGTTGCATAAGCAAAAATTGCAAGGAAAACCAACACTATCAAAGAGTTTATATCTCCTTGGGCAAACTTTATCAGATGTCTATTGCTGCAACCGTCTGAGAGCATCATTCCCACACCGAAAATTAATCCTCCAAAAATGATTGCAAAATAGTTTACATTGTCTCTATAATAATAACTTTGTGTTAAATCTATTTCATAAAAAGAGGCTACAAGGTATGTTGATATAACTGCTACTAGCATTGCCGTAAGTACGGATGAGCCTCTCATTGTAGATTTAGTAAGAATATAATCTTTTATTGAACCGCTGAAACAAAACTGTTTCTTTTGTGCAATAGCACCAAAGGCAAGTCCCAGCAAAAAACCTAAAATATTGACTATTTCATAAACTTCAAAATCATGCATATCTAATCCTTACTAAATGAATAAACTTTTAATTTTAGTATTATATAAATTTAATAATAAGAGTTATATAGGAACTTTTTATTAAAAATATAATTTAAGCTAAAATATATATGATTAAAATAGTCAAGATTGTTTTATATCTCTTGATTATCAACTTTCATCTCTTCTAAACCTTCCAAAATATCTAAAGCCTGCTCTTGGGTTATTGAATTGTTCTCAATATCTAGAAGTACTTCATCAAAGTATTGTTTTACTTGCAACATATATTCCAACTCTTCATTCAAAGCTTTTTTTTTCTTTTTTTCTAACTCTTTTTGCAACTCTTTAATATCGTCGTTTACTTCAATCAAAATATCTGTTTTTAACAAATTCTCTAAATCTTTTATATAATCCATATTTTCCCTCTTCTTTATTTGCCGTATTGTATCAAAACATAAATTATAATTATGTATTTAATAGACAAGGCTTATATTGACAAAATTTGATATTGAATATATAATAAATGAAACTTTACAAATAACTTAAATCAACTAGATATAGGAGATAAAATGGATTTTCATATTTGGGTATATTATTTAATAGCAATTTTAATACTTACGGCATCTCCTGGACCTAGCGTTCTTTTATGTGTAACAAAATCGGTAACTTTGGGTTTTAATTATGCAATTTATACAGCACTTGGAAGTCTTCTTGCCATACTTTGTATTATGACTCTCTCTTTTACCGGTCTTGGTATAATAATAGCCTCATCAGATCTTGTTTTTACTCTTATTAAGTATGCAGGAGCTTTATACCTAATCTATTTGGGATATAAGAGTCTGACTTCAAAAGAGGAAAATTATCACTTTGAAAAAACAAAAAAATCAAAAAAAAGAGATAAACTAGCTTCTTTTTTCAGCGGTTTTTTAGTAGGCGGAAGCAATCCTAAAGCTATAGTATTTTTTGTTGCTTTGTTTCCTCAGTTTATAAATCCAAATGAACCTCTTTTTACGCAATATATTATTTTTGTTATGACATTTGCCTCTTTAGAGTTATCTTGGCTGCTTTTTTATGCTTATTTGGGTCATAAGTCATCAGCTTGGTTTATGCAAAGCGGAAGGGCAAAGTTTTTTAACAAAATTACAGGTGGAGTTTTTATAACAGCAGGTGTTTTACTCTCTTCAACAAATAGAAATTAAAAATTAGAATCATTCTTTGTCTTTATTATAAATAGAAAACTGTATAATAA
It encodes the following:
- a CDS encoding YeeE/YedE family protein; the encoded protein is MHDFEVYEIVNILGFLLGLAFGAIAQKKQFCFSGSIKDYILTKSTMRGSSVLTAMLVAVISTYLVASFYEIDLTQSYYYRDNVNYFAIIFGGLIFGVGMMLSDGCSNRHLIKFAQGDINSLIVLVFLAIFAYATAKGMLSEVINPIVNNPILIEWSSYIGNISMNFYFIVAVLLVLIYILVKKVNRLASLWDGLLIGLFIAAAWYVTGVYGQESMERIVELNGITFVYPSAKSLEFFTFYQISELTFPVTLVFGVIAGAFLMSKINRKYSFGCTASKGQHKLKYNIIGGSLMGIGGIMAIGCTVGQGLTGLSTLAFSSLVAIVSIFISGTITAIILNKKSKLPMCFIFEWKDSTPNYQI
- a CDS encoding LysE family translocator; this encodes MDFHIWVYYLIAILILTASPGPSVLLCVTKSVTLGFNYAIYTALGSLLAILCIMTLSFTGLGIIIASSDLVFTLIKYAGALYLIYLGYKSLTSKEENYHFEKTKKSKKRDKLASFFSGFLVGGSNPKAIVFFVALFPQFINPNEPLFTQYIIFVMTFASLELSWLLFYAYLGHKSSAWFMQSGRAKFFNKITGGVFITAGVLLSSTNRN